The Lysinibacillus pakistanensis genome includes a window with the following:
- a CDS encoding 3-hydroxyacyl-CoA dehydrogenase: MNYQNITVAGSGVLGSQIAYQTAFKGFNVTVYDINDEALKNAQDRITKLKPFYQQDLGASQEEVDAAYARLTFKSNLAEAVADADLVIEAIPEVVKIKIDFYTSLGKVAPAKTIFATNSSTLLPSQFAEATGRPEKFLALHFANTIWKNNTAEIMKHPGTDMKIFDEVVEFARAIGMVPLPLYKEQPGYILNSLLVPFLDAAESLLVKEVADPETIDKTWMIGTGAPLGPFAILDIVGINTAYNIVEAKAAALGDENMKKLANLLKTEYIDKGKLGRATGEGFYKYPNPSFAKPDFLKG; this comes from the coding sequence ATGAATTATCAAAACATTACAGTTGCAGGTAGCGGAGTATTAGGTAGTCAGATTGCCTATCAAACAGCTTTTAAAGGCTTTAATGTAACGGTTTACGATATTAATGATGAAGCTTTGAAAAATGCGCAGGATCGTATCACAAAATTAAAACCATTTTATCAGCAAGATTTAGGAGCCTCACAGGAAGAAGTAGATGCGGCATATGCTCGCCTAACATTTAAAAGCAATCTTGCGGAAGCGGTTGCAGATGCTGATCTTGTCATCGAAGCAATCCCTGAGGTGGTCAAAATTAAAATTGATTTTTATACTAGCCTTGGCAAAGTAGCTCCTGCGAAAACTATTTTCGCTACAAACTCTTCTACATTATTGCCAAGTCAATTTGCTGAAGCAACTGGCCGCCCAGAAAAGTTTTTAGCACTTCATTTCGCAAACACAATTTGGAAAAACAACACTGCTGAAATTATGAAACACCCAGGCACAGACATGAAGATATTCGACGAGGTCGTAGAATTTGCTCGTGCAATCGGCATGGTGCCACTACCATTATATAAAGAGCAGCCAGGCTATATTTTAAATTCATTACTCGTACCATTTTTAGATGCAGCTGAATCTTTACTCGTAAAAGAAGTGGCTGATCCAGAAACAATTGATAAAACATGGATGATTGGTACAGGAGCGCCACTTGGACCATTTGCTATCCTAGACATTGTCGGCATTAACACAGCCTATAACATTGTAGAAGCAAAAGCAGCAGCGTTAGGCGATGAAAACATGAAAAAACTCGCTAATCTGTTAAAAACAGAGTATATCGACAAAGGCAAACTCGGCCGCGCAACAGGCGAAGGCTTCTATAAATATCCAAACCCAAGCTTCGCAAAACCTGATTTCTTAAAAGGCTAA
- a CDS encoding GNAT family N-acetyltransferase, with the protein MDIRILSAAEAEMYRDIRLEGLQINPEAFGSSFEEENDFTLEQFAKRLESQGSYTFGTFYNEELVGVATLVQESKQKLRHKASIFAVYVSPKMRGHGIGRYLMDEIIKKAKELEGIEQLNLTVVSTNTSAKKLYASLGFEVFGTERRALKVRQQYVDEDYMVLFL; encoded by the coding sequence ATGGATATTAGAATATTAAGTGCAGCAGAGGCTGAAATGTATCGGGATATAAGATTAGAAGGGCTACAAATTAATCCAGAGGCATTTGGTTCTAGCTTTGAGGAGGAAAATGATTTTACCCTTGAGCAATTTGCAAAGAGGTTAGAATCACAGGGTTCTTACACATTTGGAACATTCTATAACGAAGAATTAGTGGGTGTTGCAACGCTAGTACAAGAAAGTAAGCAGAAGTTAAGACATAAGGCAAGTATCTTTGCTGTTTACGTTTCTCCAAAAATGCGCGGGCATGGTATTGGTAGATATTTAATGGACGAAATCATCAAGAAGGCAAAGGAATTAGAGGGGATTGAGCAGCTTAATTTAACGGTTGTGTCTACAAATACGTCAGCAAAAAAATTGTATGCTTCTTTGGGATTTGAGGTTTTTGGAACAGAGAGAAGAGCACTAAAAGTAAGACAGCAATATGTTGATGAGGATTATATGGTTTTATTTTTATAA
- a CDS encoding DinB family protein, with protein sequence MKSNSMMKHFHTLQEQRAHYMPSIHALSQEELWYRSEAGKWSIGEHLYHLYLILRMLKTATKCSLFLIPYAKMRRNKPFTTEIHDIYEEYKHQKGKGMKAPGILVPSQKIQYSLNSKDIEQFLVNDTMAMKKLVEGIEEDIAGHIIFPDSIAHYPNLIQAIQLLAIHERHHFEIIERLIGANHFMFRS encoded by the coding sequence TTGAAATCTAATAGTATGATGAAGCATTTTCACACCTTACAAGAGCAAAGAGCTCACTATATGCCCTCGATTCATGCACTCTCACAGGAAGAGCTATGGTATCGTAGCGAGGCGGGAAAATGGTCTATTGGCGAGCACCTTTATCACCTTTATTTAATCCTTAGAATGCTTAAAACAGCAACTAAATGTTCCCTATTTCTCATCCCCTACGCAAAAATGCGAAGAAATAAGCCTTTCACCACTGAAATACATGATATTTACGAAGAATATAAACACCAAAAAGGGAAAGGAATGAAGGCACCAGGAATATTAGTGCCATCTCAGAAAATTCAGTATTCCTTAAACAGCAAAGATATTGAGCAATTCCTCGTAAACGACACTATGGCTATGAAAAAATTGGTGGAAGGTATTGAGGAGGATATCGCAGGACATATCATTTTTCCTGATTCTATTGCTCATTATCCAAACCTTATTCAAGCTATTCAATTGCTTGCTATACATGAAAGGCATCATTTTGAGATTATAGAAAGATTGATAGGAGCTAATCACTTCATGTTTCGAAGTTGA